A stretch of Rhinopithecus roxellana isolate Shanxi Qingling chromosome 12, ASM756505v1, whole genome shotgun sequence DNA encodes these proteins:
- the TOMM40 gene encoding mitochondrial import receptor subunit TOM40 homolog, with protein MGNVLAASSPPAGPPPPPAPALVGLPPPPPSPPGFTLPPLGGGLGAGTSTSRGSERTPGAATASAAGAAEDGACGCLPNPGTFEECHRKCKELFPIQMEGVKLTVNKGLSNHFQVNHTVALSTIGESNYHFGVTYVGTKQLSPTEAFPVLVGDMDNSGSLNAQVIHQLGPGLRSKMAIQTQQSKFVNWQVDGEYRGSDFTAAVTLGNPDVLVGSGILVAHYLQSITPCLALGGELVYHRRPGEEGTVMSLAGKYTLNNWLATVTLGQAGMHATYYHKASDQLQVGVEFEASTRMQDTSVSFGYQLDLPKANLLFKGSVDSNWIVGATLEKKLPPLPLTLALGAFLNHRKNKFQCGFGLTIG; from the exons ATGGGGAACGTGTTGGCCGCCAGCTCGCCGCCCGCAGGGCCGCCACCGCCGCCTGCGCCGGCCCTCGTGGGGCTGCCGCCACCTCCGCCCTCGCCGCCGGGCTTCACGCTGCCACCGCTGGGAGGCGGCCTGGGCGCCGGCACCAGTACGAGTCGAGGTTCGGAACGGACCCCCGGGGCTGCAACCGCCAGCGCCGCAGGGGCAGCCGAGGATGGGGCCTGCGGCTGTCTGCCCAACCCGGGCACATTCGAGGAGTGCCACCGGAAGTGCAAGG AGCTGTTTCCCATTCAGATGGAGGGTGTCAAGCTCACAGTCAACAAAGGGTTGAGTAACCATTTCCAG GTGAACCACACAGTAGCCCTCAGCACAATCGGGGAGTCCAACTACCACTTCGGGGTCACGTATGTGGGGACAAAGCAGCTGAGTCCCACAGAG GCGTTCCCTGTACTGGTGGGTGACATGGACAACAGCGGCAGCCTCAACGCTCAGGTCATTCACCAGCTGGGCCCCGGCCTCAGATCCAAGATGGCCATCCAG ACCCAGCAGTCGAAGTTTGTGAACTGGCAGGTGGACGGGGAGTATCGGGGCTCTGACTTCACAGCAGCCGTCACCCTGGGGAACCCAGACGTCCTCGTGGGTTCAG GAATCCTCGTAGCCCACTACCTCCAGAGCATCACACCTTGCCTGGCCCTGGGCGGAGAGCTGGTCTACCACCGGCGGCCTGGGGAGGAGGGCACCGTCATGTCTCTAGCTGGGAAATACACAT TGAACAACTGGTTGGCAACGGTAACGTTGGGCCAGGCAGGCATGCACGCAACATACTACCATAAAGCCAGTGACCAG CTGCAGGTAGGTgtggagtttgaggccagcacAAGGATGCAGGATACCAGTGTCTCCTTCGGGTACCAGCTGGACCTGCCCAAGGCCAACCTCCTCTTCAAAG GCTCTGTGGACAGCAACTGGATCGTGGGTGCCACGCTGGAGAAGAAGCTCCCGCCCCTGCCCCTGACACTGGCCCTCGGGGCCTTCCTGAATCACCGCAAGAACAAGTTCCAGTGTGGCTTTGGCCTCACCATCGGCTGA
- the APOE gene encoding LOW QUALITY PROTEIN: apolipoprotein E (The sequence of the model RefSeq protein was modified relative to this genomic sequence to represent the inferred CDS: deleted 1 base in 1 codon): MSSGASRKCSWDLGKPWPPDWPITGKKMKVLWAALLVTFLAGCQAKVEQPVESEPEPELRQQTEWQSGQPWELALGRFWDYLRWVQTLSEQVQEELLSSQVTQELTTLMDETMKELKAYKSELEEQLSPVAEETRARLSKELQAAQARLGADMEDVRSRLVQYRGEVQAMLGQSTEELRARLASHLRKLRKRLLRDADDLQKRLAVYQAGAREGAERGVSAIRERLGPLVEQGRVRAATVGSLAGQPLQERAQAWGERLRARMEEVGSRTRDRLDEVKEQVAEVRAKLEEQAQQISLQAEAFQARLKSWFEPLVEDMQRQWAGLVEKVQAAVGASTAPVPSDNH, from the exons ATGAGCTCAGGGGCCTCTAGAAAG TGTAGCTGGGACCTCGGGAAGCCCTGGCCTCCAG ACTGGCCAATCACAGGCAAGAAGATGAAGGTTCTGTGGGCTGCGTTGCTGGTCACATTCCTGGCAG GATGCCAGGCCAAGGTGGAGCAACCTGTGGAGTCAGAGCCGGAACCCGAGCTGCGCCAGCAGACTGAGTGGCAGAGCGGCCAGCCCTGGGAGCTGGCACTGGGTCGCTTTTGGGATTACCTGCGCTGGGTGCAGACACTGTCTGAGCAGGTGCAGGAGGAGCTGCTCAGCTCCCAGGTCACCCAGGAACTGAC AACGCTGATGGACGAGACCATGAAGGAGTTGAAGGCCTACAAATCGGAACTGGAGGAACAGCTGAGCCCGGTGGCGGAGGAGACGCGGGCACGGCTGTCCAAGGAGCTGCAGGCGGCGCAGGCCCGGCTGGGCGCCGACATGGAGGACGTGCGCAGCCGCCTGGTGCAGTACCGCGGCGAGGTGCAGGCCATGCTGGGCCAGAGCACCGAGGAGCTGCGGGCGCGCCTCGCCTCCCACCTGCGCAAGCTGCGCAAGCGGCTTCTCCGCGATGCCGATGACCTGCAGAAGCGCCTGGCAGTGTACCAGGCCGGGGCCCGCGAGGGCGCCGAGCGCGGGGTCAGCGCCATCCGCGAGCGCCTGGGACCCCTGGTGGAGCAGGGCCGCGTGCGGGCCGCCACTGTGGGCTCCCTGGCCGGCCAGCCGCTGCAGGAGCGGGCCCAGGCCTGGGGTGAGCGGCTGCGCGCGCGGATGGAGGAAGTGGGCAGCCGGACCCGCGACCGCCTGGACGAGGTGAAGGAGCAGGTGGCGGAGGTGCGTGCCAAGCTGGAGGAACAGGCCCAGCAGATAAGCCTGCAGGCCGAGGCCTTCCAGGCCCGCCTCAAGAGCTGGTTCGAGCCCCTGGTGGAAGACATGCAGCGCCAGTGGGCCGGGCTGGTGGAGAAGGTGCAGGCTGCCGTGGGCGCCAGCACCGCCCCTGTGCCCAGCGACAATCACTGA